One genomic segment of Salinigranum rubrum includes these proteins:
- a CDS encoding putative ATP-dependent zinc protease, with amino-acid sequence MPEQDDVRVGVLSLHNSKETKAILNAVEDLGHTPVWLRRENTAVNIEGSEVTVEPDIDIIANRLLLSNTEEPAELLGLATTFNRIRPMLNEPDAVLTAIHKFATAATLANWNIQVPDALLALSNERLNQGRQRFGDVGVYKTAIGTHGGGTWKVDLTDAVNPKVGNRQAFLQDLIDRDESRHRDLRVYIVDGNVIGAMYRYAPDGDWRTNVALGGAVEDATDEMPTEARETALYAADVMGLDYVGVDLVEGEDGWFVLEVNPTAGFKGLHEATGKSAGPYIAKLAIETAGGEVDDERVEELSSTLDDSTPSCKPRSAATKAEDTPIIGYIEDVVVSGTSGSTQTLAKSDTGATRTSIDTSLAAEIGAGPIKSMTRVKSGSVKGGKARPVVDLVIGIGGRQHTVTASVEDRSHMDYPVLLGRDILEHYRVDVRRRSDSEDRNLEEEEEEFGLE; translated from the coding sequence ATGCCTGAACAGGACGACGTACGTGTCGGTGTTCTCAGCCTCCACAACAGCAAGGAGACGAAGGCGATTCTCAACGCCGTCGAGGACCTGGGCCACACGCCGGTGTGGCTCCGCCGCGAGAACACCGCCGTCAACATCGAGGGGAGCGAGGTGACCGTCGAACCCGACATCGACATCATCGCCAACCGCCTGCTGCTCTCGAACACCGAAGAGCCCGCGGAACTGCTGGGGCTGGCGACGACGTTCAACCGCATCCGCCCGATGCTGAACGAACCCGACGCCGTCCTGACCGCCATCCACAAGTTCGCCACGGCGGCGACGCTGGCGAACTGGAACATCCAGGTGCCCGACGCCCTCTTGGCGCTCTCGAACGAGCGACTCAACCAGGGCCGCCAGCGCTTCGGCGACGTCGGCGTCTACAAGACCGCCATCGGCACGCACGGCGGGGGAACGTGGAAGGTCGACCTCACCGACGCGGTCAATCCGAAAGTCGGGAACCGACAGGCGTTCTTACAGGACCTCATCGACCGCGACGAGTCCCGGCACCGCGACCTCCGCGTCTACATCGTCGACGGGAACGTCATCGGCGCGATGTACCGCTACGCCCCCGACGGCGACTGGCGGACGAACGTCGCGCTCGGCGGCGCGGTCGAGGACGCCACCGACGAGATGCCGACCGAGGCGCGCGAGACGGCGCTGTACGCCGCGGACGTCATGGGGCTCGACTACGTCGGCGTCGACCTCGTCGAGGGCGAGGACGGCTGGTTCGTCCTCGAAGTGAACCCGACGGCGGGGTTCAAAGGCCTCCACGAGGCGACGGGGAAGAGCGCCGGCCCCTACATCGCAAAGCTCGCCATCGAAACCGCCGGCGGCGAGGTCGACGACGAGCGCGTGGAGGAGCTCTCGTCGACGCTCGACGACTCGACGCCCTCGTGCAAGCCGCGCTCCGCCGCGACCAAGGCCGAGGACACCCCGATCATCGGCTACATCGAGGACGTCGTCGTCTCGGGCACCAGCGGTTCCACGCAGACGCTCGCGAAGTCCGACACGGGCGCGACCCGGACCAGCATCGACACGTCGCTCGCCGCCGAAATCGGAGCCGGCCCCATCAAGAGCATGACGCGCGTGAAGAGCGGGTCGGTCAAGGGTGGGAAAGCACGCCCGGTCGTCGACCTCGTCATCGGCATCGGCGGGCGACAGCACACCGTCACCGCGAGCGTCGAGGACCGCTCGCACATGGACTACCCCGTGCTCCTCGGGCGGGACATCCTCGAACACTACCGCGTCGACGTCCGTCGGCGCTCCGACAGCGAGGACCGCAACCTCGAAGAGGAGGAAGAGGAGTTCGGGCTGGAGTGA
- a CDS encoding transposase, which produces MADSPDERPTRCPHCGSRDIRERRETGGGWRKVYRCAACGARVMSDDEDD; this is translated from the coding sequence GTGGCTGACTCACCCGACGAACGGCCGACTCGATGCCCTCACTGTGGGTCGCGCGACATCCGCGAGCGTCGCGAGACCGGCGGGGGCTGGCGGAAGGTGTACCGGTGTGCGGCGTGCGGCGCTCGGGTGATGTCGGACGACGAGGACGACTGA
- a CDS encoding DNA-3-methyladenine glycosylase family protein, translated as MTQTDSDPHDHLRATDEVFAALIDEHGELDIDPAPDLFERLVTSILRQQVSMASAAATRERLFDAVEMTPEGVLAADETTLKEAGLSRQKTRYVKNVAEAFLANDYSHETFAGMDDETVIDELTSITGVGTWTAEMQLMFALGRQDVFPVGDLGIRKGMRTLYGDLSREEMVEQAEAWRPYRSYASLYLWRVKEDIAESVAEVVEE; from the coding sequence GTGACACAGACGGACAGTGACCCCCACGACCACCTCCGCGCCACCGACGAGGTGTTCGCGGCCCTCATCGACGAACACGGCGAACTCGACATCGACCCCGCGCCGGACCTCTTCGAGCGACTCGTCACTTCCATCCTCCGCCAGCAGGTGTCGATGGCGTCGGCCGCGGCGACCCGCGAGCGACTCTTCGACGCCGTCGAGATGACCCCCGAAGGCGTGCTCGCCGCGGACGAGACCACACTCAAGGAAGCGGGGCTCTCCCGGCAGAAGACCCGGTACGTGAAGAACGTCGCCGAGGCGTTCCTGGCGAACGACTACTCCCACGAGACGTTCGCCGGAATGGACGACGAGACGGTAATCGACGAACTCACGTCCATCACCGGCGTCGGGACGTGGACCGCCGAGATGCAGCTGATGTTCGCCCTCGGTCGGCAGGACGTCTTCCCCGTCGGCGACCTGGGTATCCGGAAGGGGATGCGGACGCTGTACGGCGACCTCTCCCGCGAGGAGATGGTGGAGCAGGCCGAGGCGTGGCGACCGTACCGGAGCTACGCGAGCCTCTACCTCTGGCGGGTGAAAGAGGACATCGCCGAGTCGGTGGCCGAAGTCGTCGAGGAGTAG
- a CDS encoding 3-hydroxyacyl-CoA dehydrogenase/enoyl-CoA hydratase family protein: MGHGIAEVAALAGFEVFLRDIDDDLVRAGYDRIEWSLGKLAEKDRISDDEADAALDRVTPVVDLAAAVGDADVVVEVVPERMEVKKDVYAEVEAHAPDRALFVTNTSSLSITELGRETDRPERFCGMHFFNPPVRMRLVEVISGADSTEETLSTVEALAERLGKTPVRVHKDSPGFVVNRVLVPLLNEAAWAVHDGEATVAEVDSTTKYGLGLPMGSFELADQVGIDVALHVLEYMHDQLGDAYEPCPLLAEKVAAGDLGTKSGAGFYDYESRGAEIPTDEVREEVRERLLAVMANEVAGLVSNDVADAEAVDRALQLGAGFPDGPAKMADDVGLDTLVACLDERHAKTGAARYEVVEHLRDLAASEEGLLEEKAEAADDVGYDTLSVDRDGGVTHLVIDRPHRLNSIDVDLLTDLDDALTACEEDDETRTVLLTGAGDRAFSAGADFQRVAAELDSRSVVDVSREGQRVFGRFESSPLPVVAAVDGFCLGGGLELAACADLRIATRRSTFGLPEHNLGIMPGWGGTQRLRHIVGEGRAKEIILTAERYDAETMADYGFVNRVVANDSLDERALELARDLAAGPPIAQAYTKRVMLRGRDDTDAGLELEAQAFGHVFGTDDASEGIAAFDSDRDPEFTGE, encoded by the coding sequence ATGGGTCACGGCATCGCCGAGGTCGCGGCGCTCGCGGGCTTCGAGGTCTTCCTGCGCGACATCGACGACGACCTCGTCCGGGCGGGCTACGACCGGATCGAGTGGAGCCTCGGGAAACTCGCCGAGAAGGACCGTATCTCCGACGACGAGGCCGACGCCGCGCTCGACCGCGTCACGCCGGTCGTCGACCTCGCGGCCGCCGTCGGCGACGCCGACGTGGTGGTCGAAGTCGTCCCCGAGCGCATGGAGGTGAAGAAGGACGTCTACGCCGAGGTCGAAGCACACGCCCCCGACCGGGCGTTGTTCGTGACGAACACCTCCTCGCTCTCTATCACCGAACTCGGTCGAGAGACCGACCGGCCCGAGCGGTTCTGCGGGATGCACTTCTTCAACCCGCCCGTCCGGATGCGACTGGTCGAGGTCATTTCCGGGGCCGACTCGACGGAGGAGACGCTCTCGACCGTCGAGGCGCTCGCCGAACGCCTCGGGAAGACGCCCGTCCGGGTCCACAAGGACAGCCCGGGCTTCGTCGTCAACCGCGTGCTCGTCCCGCTGTTGAACGAGGCCGCCTGGGCCGTCCACGACGGCGAGGCCACCGTCGCCGAAGTCGACTCCACGACCAAGTACGGCCTCGGACTCCCGATGGGCAGCTTCGAACTCGCCGACCAGGTCGGCATCGACGTCGCCCTGCACGTCCTCGAGTACATGCACGACCAACTCGGCGACGCCTACGAGCCGTGTCCCCTCCTCGCAGAGAAAGTCGCCGCCGGTGACCTCGGGACGAAGTCGGGTGCCGGGTTCTACGACTACGAGTCGAGAGGAGCCGAGATTCCGACGGACGAGGTGCGAGAGGAGGTCCGCGAACGCCTCCTGGCGGTGATGGCCAACGAGGTTGCCGGTCTCGTCTCGAACGACGTCGCCGACGCCGAGGCGGTCGACCGCGCGCTGCAACTCGGCGCGGGTTTCCCCGACGGCCCGGCGAAGATGGCCGACGACGTGGGTCTGGATACCCTCGTCGCGTGCCTCGACGAGCGCCACGCGAAGACGGGCGCCGCGCGGTACGAGGTCGTCGAACACTTGCGTGACCTCGCCGCGAGCGAGGAAGGATTGCTCGAAGAGAAGGCCGAAGCGGCGGACGACGTCGGGTACGACACGCTCAGTGTCGACCGAGACGGGGGCGTGACCCACCTCGTCATCGACCGCCCGCACCGGCTGAACAGTATCGACGTCGACCTGTTGACCGACCTCGACGACGCCCTCACCGCGTGCGAGGAGGACGACGAGACGCGGACGGTCCTGCTGACCGGTGCGGGCGACCGGGCGTTCTCGGCCGGGGCGGACTTCCAGCGGGTCGCCGCCGAGTTGGATTCTCGATCCGTGGTCGACGTCTCCCGGGAAGGCCAGCGGGTGTTCGGCCGGTTCGAGTCCTCGCCGCTCCCGGTCGTCGCGGCCGTCGACGGGTTCTGCCTCGGCGGCGGGCTGGAACTGGCGGCCTGTGCGGACCTCCGAATCGCCACCCGGCGCTCGACGTTCGGCCTCCCCGAGCACAACCTCGGCATCATGCCCGGCTGGGGCGGCACCCAGCGCCTCCGCCACATCGTCGGCGAGGGTCGCGCGAAGGAGATTATCCTCACCGCCGAGCGGTACGACGCCGAGACGATGGCCGACTACGGCTTCGTCAACAGGGTGGTCGCCAACGACTCGCTCGACGAGCGGGCGCTCGAACTCGCCCGTGACCTCGCGGCCGGGCCGCCCATCGCGCAGGCGTACACGAAGCGCGTGATGCTCCGCGGCCGCGACGACACCGACGCGGGGCTCGAACTCGAAGCGCAGGCGTTCGGCCACGTCTTCGGGACCGACGACGCCAGCGAGGGAATCGCGGCGTTCGACTCCGACCGCGACCCGGAGTTCACCGGCGAGTGA
- a CDS encoding DUF7344 domain-containing protein: MATHSRFDDESTPTELTQDTVFSVLSNERRRHVLRHLHENENEGSDIRELSQQLAAWENDVPPEAVTYKQRKRVYTSLHQTHLPALADAGVVDYDRDRGTVRLTARASVLDEYLAADTDGSTAPPWHSVYLAIAAVGTVATLLAAVDLLPAAVPHLAIAGVVSVVLAVVAGVHSYLASDGGNSHDGR; the protein is encoded by the coding sequence ATGGCCACCCACAGCCGATTCGACGACGAGTCGACGCCCACCGAGCTGACACAGGACACCGTCTTCTCGGTGTTGAGCAACGAGCGACGGCGTCACGTCCTCAGACACCTCCACGAGAACGAGAACGAGGGATCGGACATCCGCGAACTCTCCCAGCAACTCGCGGCGTGGGAGAACGACGTCCCGCCAGAGGCGGTGACGTACAAACAGCGAAAGCGCGTGTACACCTCGCTGCACCAGACGCACCTCCCGGCGCTCGCCGACGCGGGCGTGGTCGACTACGACCGGGACCGCGGGACGGTCAGGCTCACCGCGCGGGCGTCGGTGCTCGACGAGTATCTCGCGGCCGACACCGACGGGTCGACCGCACCGCCGTGGCACTCGGTCTACCTCGCCATCGCCGCGGTCGGGACCGTCGCGACGCTCCTGGCCGCGGTCGACCTGCTGCCGGCGGCCGTGCCCCACCTCGCCATCGCCGGGGTCGTCTCCGTCGTCCTCGCCGTGGTCGCGGGGGTCCACAGCTACCTCGCGTCCGACGGGGGGAACAGTCACGATGGCCGCTGA
- a CDS encoding disulfide bond formation protein B, whose translation MTDARSLPGTLLAALTLVASVATAGSLYFSLGLGLVPCELCWYQRILMYPLVVVGGVAALERRVGVWRTVLPLSLGGLAVAAYHVYLQVTPAAAGSCSIGGGCSAVLYPMLGGVLTIPRLSMLAFTLVSLLGLGLARLERGETESANPWL comes from the coding sequence GTGACTGACGCTCGTTCACTCCCCGGAACGCTCCTCGCGGCGCTCACGCTCGTCGCGAGCGTCGCGACCGCCGGAAGCCTCTACTTCAGTCTCGGCCTCGGCCTCGTCCCGTGTGAACTCTGCTGGTACCAGCGAATCCTGATGTACCCGCTCGTCGTCGTCGGCGGCGTCGCGGCGCTCGAACGACGGGTCGGCGTCTGGAGAACGGTCCTCCCGCTCTCGCTCGGCGGCCTCGCGGTCGCCGCGTACCACGTCTACCTGCAGGTGACGCCGGCCGCGGCCGGGTCGTGTAGTATCGGCGGCGGCTGTTCGGCGGTGTTGTACCCGATGCTCGGCGGCGTCCTCACGATTCCGCGGCTCTCGATGCTCGCGTTCACGCTCGTCTCCCTCCTGGGATTAGGACTCGCTCGGCTCGAACGCGGGGAGACGGAGTCGGCGAACCCGTGGCTGTGA
- a CDS encoding DUF7344 domain-containing protein — translation MNPGPAQTHRESSLAETEIHDVLRNDRRRLVLERLAETEERQSVSDLAEYIAGVESGEQPPPRNVRQSVYVSLHQTHLPKLDDLGIVTYDANAKTVERAENADDVAVYMEVVPKNALSWASYYFTVSLLGVLTLFAHRVGVPVLSEADPVLLGGSLFAIICVSAAYHHLTQRDAANWLRD, via the coding sequence ATGAATCCGGGTCCCGCCCAGACGCACCGTGAGTCCTCGCTCGCGGAGACAGAGATACACGACGTCCTTCGGAACGACCGGCGTCGGCTGGTTCTCGAGCGACTCGCCGAGACGGAGGAACGCCAGTCCGTGAGCGATCTCGCGGAGTACATCGCGGGTGTGGAGTCCGGCGAGCAACCGCCACCGCGCAACGTCCGACAGAGCGTCTACGTCTCCCTCCACCAGACGCACCTCCCGAAACTCGACGACCTCGGTATCGTCACGTACGACGCGAACGCGAAGACGGTCGAACGGGCCGAAAACGCCGACGACGTCGCCGTCTACATGGAGGTCGTCCCGAAGAACGCGCTCTCGTGGGCCTCGTACTACTTCACGGTGAGCCTCCTCGGCGTGCTGACGCTCTTCGCACACCGCGTCGGCGTTCCCGTTCTCTCGGAAGCCGACCCCGTGCTGCTCGGCGGGTCCCTCTTTGCGATCATCTGCGTCTCCGCGGCGTACCACCACCTCACCCAGCGCGACGCCGCCAACTGGCTTCGCGACTAA
- a CDS encoding YeaH/YhbH family protein yields the protein MGLRDDVERFREVGEERREDLKEFITYGDLGGSGPNSIKIPIKVVDLPSFEYDQLDKGGVGQGQGGTPDVGQPVGQPQPQPGDGDEEGDPGEEGAEHEYYEMDPEEFAEELDEELGLELEPKGKQVIEEIEGDFTDITRSGPNSTLDFEKLFKEGLKRKLSMDFDEEFVREACKVAGKDARDVFRWCREQHILVSLPWVEEAFGEIPEDERGTWASFEEMEANVERTTAIQRIRRDGLKEVPFRREDERYRHPEIIEKKEKNVVVVNIRDVSGSMREKKRELVERTFTPLDWYLTGKYDNAEFVYIAHDAEAWRVERDEFFGIRSGGGTKISSAYELAKAVLEEEYPWNEWNRYVFAAGDSENSSNDTTENVIPLMEEIPANLHAYVETQPGGTAINATHAEEVDRALGDTGNVVVTYVSSPADVVDAIYEILSTEDGQ from the coding sequence ATGGGACTGAGAGACGACGTCGAACGCTTTCGAGAAGTCGGCGAGGAGCGCCGCGAGGACCTCAAGGAGTTCATCACCTACGGCGACCTGGGGGGAAGCGGCCCCAACAGTATAAAAATCCCAATCAAGGTCGTCGACCTTCCGTCGTTCGAGTACGACCAACTCGACAAGGGCGGCGTCGGTCAGGGGCAGGGCGGCACGCCCGACGTGGGTCAGCCGGTCGGCCAGCCACAGCCCCAGCCCGGTGACGGCGACGAGGAGGGCGACCCCGGCGAGGAGGGCGCAGAGCACGAGTACTACGAGATGGACCCCGAGGAGTTCGCCGAGGAACTCGACGAGGAACTCGGCCTCGAACTCGAACCCAAGGGGAAGCAGGTCATCGAGGAGATCGAGGGCGACTTCACGGACATCACGCGCTCGGGCCCCAACTCGACGCTGGACTTCGAGAAGCTGTTCAAGGAGGGACTCAAGCGGAAGCTCTCGATGGACTTCGACGAGGAGTTCGTCCGCGAGGCGTGCAAAGTCGCCGGGAAAGACGCCCGCGACGTCTTCCGGTGGTGCCGCGAACAGCACATCCTCGTCAGCCTCCCGTGGGTCGAGGAGGCCTTCGGTGAGATTCCGGAGGACGAACGCGGGACGTGGGCGTCGTTCGAGGAGATGGAAGCGAACGTCGAGCGGACCACCGCGATTCAGCGCATCCGCCGCGACGGGCTCAAAGAGGTGCCTTTCCGACGAGAAGACGAGCGCTACCGCCACCCCGAGATCATCGAGAAGAAGGAGAAGAACGTCGTCGTGGTGAACATCCGCGACGTCTCGGGGTCGATGCGCGAGAAGAAACGCGAACTGGTCGAGCGCACCTTCACGCCGCTCGATTGGTACCTGACCGGAAAGTACGACAACGCGGAGTTCGTCTACATCGCCCACGACGCGGAGGCGTGGCGGGTCGAGCGCGACGAGTTCTTCGGCATCCGCTCGGGCGGCGGGACCAAGATTTCGAGCGCGTACGAACTCGCGAAGGCGGTCTTAGAGGAGGAGTACCCCTGGAACGAGTGGAACCGCTACGTGTTCGCGGCGGGTGACTCGGAGAACTCGTCGAACGACACCACCGAGAACGTCATCCCACTGATGGAGGAGATACCCGCGAACCTCCACGCGTACGTCGAGACCCAGCCGGGAGGGACGGCCATCAACGCGACCCACGCCGAGGAGGTCGACCGCGCGCTCGGCGACACGGGCAACGTCGTCGTCACCTACGTCTCCTCGCCGGCCGACGTCGTCGACGCCATCTACGAGATACTCAGCACGGAGGACGGTCAATGA
- a CDS encoding PrkA family serine protein kinase, whose amino-acid sequence MRQNTPAERPDFIRAADEELRGTYEEPMSLETYLDRAFERPSIASHASKYLLEAIESMGTRTVVEEGEERERYRFFDDPANDGEHAVLGNTEILNDFVDDLRTIAADRGKAEKLIWFDGPTATGKSELKRCLVNGLREYSKTDAGRRYTVEWNIANVSDTRGLSYGDELDHEEDWYESPVQSHPLTVFPLEVRRDVVGALNDASGDHIPLSVDEDLDPFCREAYHHLEEQYRRAGKQNLFSEVTDDRHLRVKNYVVDVGRGIGILHSEDDGSPKERLVGSWMPGMLRELDSRGRKNPQAFSYDGVLSQGNSLLTIVEDATQHADLLQKLLNVPDEGHVKLDKGIGMDIDTQLVIISNPDLDAELDKYADRNGRDPLKALKRRLNKHEFRYLTNYSLEAELIRRELTNETSVWDSESDAEVDDRIRAGLVIEVRDSAGELTDRELAPHAVEAAAMYSVVSRLDGEDLSAGLSLVDKALLYDQGYLQQGDERVDADEFDFVGTGDGTHGIPVTFTRDVIADLLHEDTGRRHESLPVERVITSMDVLDAMASELADAPVFSRAEVTEYESRLAIVKDHVYERQETDVLDALLAEKGVEAETVEEYIEHVYAWASDDQLETEHGPVDPDPLLMRLFETEHLGRFREDDYAGNEPNEDVVEFRRERVISALNRYAWENRDEDFSITDVDFSDIPVIRAVLDTHDWEDVQRLFPDLDPSQWADPPANTDTEEIKARTIEHMTENGYTPASAELVSRDVMREVSYQWD is encoded by the coding sequence ATGCGCCAGAACACGCCGGCCGAGCGGCCCGACTTCATCCGTGCCGCCGACGAGGAACTCCGGGGGACGTACGAGGAGCCGATGAGCCTCGAAACGTACCTCGACCGCGCGTTCGAGCGTCCCTCCATCGCCTCGCACGCCTCGAAGTACCTCTTGGAGGCGATCGAATCGATGGGCACGCGCACCGTGGTCGAGGAGGGCGAAGAGCGCGAGCGCTACCGGTTCTTCGACGACCCCGCGAACGACGGCGAGCACGCCGTCCTCGGGAACACGGAGATCCTGAACGACTTCGTCGACGACCTCCGAACCATCGCCGCCGACAGGGGCAAAGCGGAGAAACTCATCTGGTTCGACGGCCCCACGGCCACGGGAAAATCCGAACTGAAGCGGTGTCTCGTCAACGGCCTCCGCGAGTACTCGAAGACCGACGCCGGTCGCCGGTACACGGTCGAGTGGAACATCGCGAACGTCTCCGACACGCGGGGGCTGTCGTACGGTGACGAACTCGACCACGAGGAGGACTGGTACGAGTCGCCGGTGCAGTCACACCCGCTCACCGTCTTCCCGCTGGAGGTGCGCCGTGACGTGGTCGGGGCGCTCAACGACGCCTCGGGCGACCACATCCCCCTCTCGGTCGACGAGGACCTCGACCCGTTCTGTCGGGAGGCGTACCACCACCTCGAAGAGCAGTACCGCCGCGCGGGCAAGCAGAACCTCTTCAGCGAGGTCACGGACGACAGACACCTGCGGGTGAAGAACTACGTCGTCGACGTGGGACGGGGAATCGGCATCCTCCACTCCGAGGACGACGGCTCGCCGAAAGAACGGCTCGTCGGCTCGTGGATGCCCGGGATGTTGCGCGAACTCGACTCACGGGGGAGAAAGAACCCGCAGGCGTTCTCGTACGACGGGGTGCTCTCGCAGGGCAACAGCCTGTTGACCATCGTCGAGGACGCCACCCAGCACGCCGACCTGCTCCAGAAGCTGCTGAACGTCCCCGACGAGGGGCACGTCAAACTGGACAAGGGAATCGGGATGGACATCGATACGCAGTTGGTGATCATCTCGAACCCCGACCTCGACGCCGAACTCGACAAGTACGCCGACCGTAACGGACGGGACCCGTTGAAGGCGCTCAAACGCAGGCTGAACAAACACGAGTTCCGCTACCTGACGAACTACTCGCTGGAGGCGGAACTCATCCGCCGCGAGTTGACGAACGAGACGTCGGTGTGGGACAGCGAGTCCGACGCGGAGGTCGACGACCGCATTCGCGCGGGTCTCGTCATCGAGGTGCGCGACAGCGCCGGCGAACTCACCGACCGCGAACTCGCCCCGCACGCGGTCGAGGCGGCGGCGATGTACTCCGTCGTCTCCCGGCTGGACGGCGAGGACCTCTCGGCGGGGTTGAGCCTCGTCGACAAGGCGCTCCTGTACGACCAGGGCTACCTCCAGCAGGGCGACGAGCGGGTCGACGCCGACGAGTTCGACTTCGTCGGGACGGGCGACGGCACCCACGGCATCCCGGTCACGTTCACGCGCGACGTCATCGCCGACCTGCTCCACGAGGACACGGGGAGACGACACGAGTCGCTCCCAGTCGAACGCGTCATCACGTCGATGGACGTCCTCGACGCGATGGCGAGCGAACTCGCCGACGCGCCCGTCTTCTCGCGCGCGGAGGTCACGGAGTACGAGTCGCGGCTGGCCATCGTCAAGGACCACGTCTACGAGCGCCAGGAGACGGACGTGCTGGACGCGCTTCTCGCCGAGAAGGGCGTCGAGGCCGAGACGGTCGAGGAGTACATCGAGCACGTGTACGCGTGGGCCAGCGACGACCAACTGGAGACCGAACACGGCCCGGTCGACCCCGACCCGCTCCTGATGCGACTGTTCGAGACCGAACACCTCGGCCGCTTCCGCGAGGACGACTACGCGGGGAACGAACCGAACGAGGACGTGGTGGAGTTCCGACGCGAGCGCGTCATCAGCGCCTTGAACCGCTACGCGTGGGAGAACCGCGACGAGGACTTCTCCATCACGGACGTGGACTTCTCCGACATCCCCGTGATCCGCGCTGTGCTCGACACGCACGACTGGGAGGACGTCCAGCGACTGTTCCCCGACCTCGACCCGAGCCAGTGGGCCGACCCGCCGGCGAACACCGACACGGAGGAGATCAAAGCCCGGACCATCGAACACATGACTGAGAACGGATACACGCCGGCCTCGGCCGAACTGGTGAGCCGCGACGTGATGCGGGAGGTGAGCTACCAATGGGACTGA